The proteins below are encoded in one region of Garra rufa chromosome 12, GarRuf1.0, whole genome shotgun sequence:
- the atp5mc3b gene encoding ATP synthase membrane subunit c locus 3b — translation MYACAKFVSTPALVRSGSRALYRPLSASLLSRPDVSSAEASPAFLPQTAISQVAVRGFQTSAVSRDIDTAAKFIGAGAATVGVAGSGAGIGTVFGSLIIGYARNPSLKQQLFSYAILGFALSEAMGLFCLMVAFLILFAM, via the exons ATGTACGCCTGTGCGAAGTTCGTGTCCACACCCGCACTG GTCCGCTCTGGTTCAAGGGCGCTGTACAGACCACTCTCTGCCTCTCTGCTCTCCAGGCCAGATGTCAGCTCTGCAGAG GCCAGCCCAGCCTTTCTGCCACAGACAGCCATTTCCCAGGTTGCAGTGCGGGGTTTTCAGACAAGCGCCGTAAGCCGTGACATCGACACAGCCGCCAAATTCATTGGTGCTGGTGCTGCCACTGTGGGAGTGGCAGGTTCAGGAGCTGGAATCGGAACAGTGTTCGGCAGCCTCATTATTGGATATGCCAG GAACCCGTCTCTGAAGCAGCAGTTGTTCTCATATGCTATCTTGGGATTTGCCCTGTCTGAGGCTATGGGTCTCTTCTGTTTGATGGTGGCTTTCCTCATTCTGTTTGCCATGTAA
- the lnpk gene encoding endoplasmic reticulum junction formation protein lunapark-B isoform X2, translated as MGAIISRWKTKPSTVELLESIDKDIKDLEEFRAKNQRLLKLWVGRLLFYSSALYLITCLCVYYLYFPEQWSARFITALPLLVFPGLVLLVRKLLIFLFSKRTERNNEKLDDLKTQKRKILEEVMETETYKNAKVILERFDPESKKKVEAEATPVRPHMTPRPGQDLRQRHVAMATPGPVPSPMSPGATPLRGAPGGPPEKGLAGAVASPTGATQAETPQQMMRRSMSPYSPGPGSGMRPPGPPLARPILPRERSAVDRVIEYLVGDGPQNRYALICQQCFSHNGMALKEEFEYVAFRCGYCYFMNPARKTRPQAPRLPEFSFERRLRSESPETQSSAATETPEDSDAPEDDIERTTTAESTAEDQPAAHESEEEEAQSQQSPSPSEDVQQEEAGAQEQQKEDESN; from the exons ATGGGAGCCATAATTTCACGGTGGAAG ACTAAACCTTCCACTGTGGAGCTTCTAGAGTCCATCGATAAG GACATAAAGGACCTTGAGGAGTTTCGTGCAAAGAACCAGCGTTTGCTGAAGTTGTGGGTGGGCCGACTTCTCTTCTACTCATCTGCTCTGTACCTGATcacgtgtctgtgtgtgtattaCCTGTACTTCCCTGAGCAGTGGAGCGCACGGTTCATCACTGCCCTGCCTCTGCTGGTCTTTCCTGGACT AGTGTTGCTAGTACGAAAACTACTCATCTTCCTTTTCTCCAAACGTACAGAGAGAAACA ATGAAAAATTAGATGACTTAAAAACACAGAAACGGAAAATA CTTGAGGAGGTGATGGAAACAGAGACCTACAAAAATGCAAAAGTCATATTAGAGCGATTCGATCCAGAATCTAAAAAGAAAGTA GAAGCAGAAGCCACTCCAGTCAGACCCCATATGACCCCTAGACCAGGACAAG ACCTTCGGCAGCGGCATGTTGCAATGGCTACTCCTGGTCCAGTACCCAGTCCCATGTCCCCAGGAGCCACACCTCTTCGTGGTGCTCCAGGTGGGCCTCCAGAGAAAGGGCTAGCTGGGGCTGTAGCCAGCCCAACAGGAGCGACCCAGGCAGAAACACCACAACAAATGATGAGAAGAAGCATGAGTCCTTATTCACCAGGACCTGGATCAG GTATGCGTCCTCCTGGTCCACCTCTCGCTCGACCCATCCTTCCAAGAGAGCGCAGTGCTGTGGACAGAGTCATTGAGTATTTGGTGGGAGATGGACCTCAGAACAG ATACGCATTGATTTGCCAGCAGTGTTTTTCCCACAATGGTATGGCTTTGAAGGAGGAATTTGAGTATGTAG CGTTCCGTTGTGGTTATTGCTACTTCATGAACCCGGCAAGAAAGACACGCCCCCAGGCACCCAGACTCCCAGAATTCAGTTTTGAGCGTAGACTTCGCTCTGAATCCCCTGAAACACAGTCTTCCGCCGCCACAGAGACACCAGAGGACAGTGACGCCCCTGAAG ATGACATAGAAAGAACTACAACTGCGGAGTCTACTGCTGAAGATCAGCCTGCTGCACATGAATCGGAGGAAGAAGAAGCACAGTCTCAACAAAGTCCGTCCCCCTCAGAAGATGTCCAACAGGAAGAGGCTGGAGCTCAGGAGCAGCAGAAAGAGGATGAATCAAACTAA
- the lnpk gene encoding endoplasmic reticulum junction formation protein lunapark-B isoform X1, whose translation MGAIISRWKTKPSTVELLESIDKDIKDLEEFRAKNQRLLKLWVGRLLFYSSALYLITCLCVYYLYFPEQWSARFITALPLLVFPGLVLLVRKLLIFLFSKRTERNNEKLDDLKTQKRKILEEVMETETYKNAKVILERFDPESKKKVEAEATPVRPHMTPRPGQDLRQRHVAMATPGPVPSPMSPGATPLRGAPGGPPEKGLAGAVASPTGATQAETPQQMMRRSMSPYSPGPGSGMRPPGPPLARPILPRERSAVDRVIEYLVGDGPQNRYALICQQCFSHNGMALKEEFEYVAFRCGYCYFMNPARKTRPQAPRLPEFSFERRLRSESPETQSSAATETPEDSDAPEDRIVSARSTRVSNSGTPWSKVHSFKKFPSDDIERTTTAESTAEDQPAAHESEEEEAQSQQSPSPSEDVQQEEAGAQEQQKEDESN comes from the exons ATGGGAGCCATAATTTCACGGTGGAAG ACTAAACCTTCCACTGTGGAGCTTCTAGAGTCCATCGATAAG GACATAAAGGACCTTGAGGAGTTTCGTGCAAAGAACCAGCGTTTGCTGAAGTTGTGGGTGGGCCGACTTCTCTTCTACTCATCTGCTCTGTACCTGATcacgtgtctgtgtgtgtattaCCTGTACTTCCCTGAGCAGTGGAGCGCACGGTTCATCACTGCCCTGCCTCTGCTGGTCTTTCCTGGACT AGTGTTGCTAGTACGAAAACTACTCATCTTCCTTTTCTCCAAACGTACAGAGAGAAACA ATGAAAAATTAGATGACTTAAAAACACAGAAACGGAAAATA CTTGAGGAGGTGATGGAAACAGAGACCTACAAAAATGCAAAAGTCATATTAGAGCGATTCGATCCAGAATCTAAAAAGAAAGTA GAAGCAGAAGCCACTCCAGTCAGACCCCATATGACCCCTAGACCAGGACAAG ACCTTCGGCAGCGGCATGTTGCAATGGCTACTCCTGGTCCAGTACCCAGTCCCATGTCCCCAGGAGCCACACCTCTTCGTGGTGCTCCAGGTGGGCCTCCAGAGAAAGGGCTAGCTGGGGCTGTAGCCAGCCCAACAGGAGCGACCCAGGCAGAAACACCACAACAAATGATGAGAAGAAGCATGAGTCCTTATTCACCAGGACCTGGATCAG GTATGCGTCCTCCTGGTCCACCTCTCGCTCGACCCATCCTTCCAAGAGAGCGCAGTGCTGTGGACAGAGTCATTGAGTATTTGGTGGGAGATGGACCTCAGAACAG ATACGCATTGATTTGCCAGCAGTGTTTTTCCCACAATGGTATGGCTTTGAAGGAGGAATTTGAGTATGTAG CGTTCCGTTGTGGTTATTGCTACTTCATGAACCCGGCAAGAAAGACACGCCCCCAGGCACCCAGACTCCCAGAATTCAGTTTTGAGCGTAGACTTCGCTCTGAATCCCCTGAAACACAGTCTTCCGCCGCCACAGAGACACCAGAGGACAGTGACGCCCCTGAAG ACCGTATTGTCTCGGCTCGCTCAACTCGTGTTTCAAACTCTGGCACCCCTTGGAGTAAAGTTCATAGTTTCAAGAAATTTCCCTCAG ATGACATAGAAAGAACTACAACTGCGGAGTCTACTGCTGAAGATCAGCCTGCTGCACATGAATCGGAGGAAGAAGAAGCACAGTCTCAACAAAGTCCGTCCCCCTCAGAAGATGTCCAACAGGAAGAGGCTGGAGCTCAGGAGCAGCAGAAAGAGGATGAATCAAACTAA
- the lnpk gene encoding endoplasmic reticulum junction formation protein lunapark-B isoform X3 — translation MGAIISRWKTKPSTVELLESIDKDIKDLEEFRAKNQRLLKLWVGRLLFYSSALYLITCLCVYYLYFPEQWSARFITALPLLVFPGLVLLVRKLLIFLFSKRTERNNEKLDDLKTQKRKILEEVMETETYKNAKVILERFDPESKKKVEAEATPVRPHMTPRPGQDLRQRHVAMATPGPVPSPMSPGATPLRGAPGMRPPGPPLARPILPRERSAVDRVIEYLVGDGPQNRYALICQQCFSHNGMALKEEFEYVAFRCGYCYFMNPARKTRPQAPRLPEFSFERRLRSESPETQSSAATETPEDSDAPEDRIVSARSTRVSNSGTPWSKVHSFKKFPSDDIERTTTAESTAEDQPAAHESEEEEAQSQQSPSPSEDVQQEEAGAQEQQKEDESN, via the exons ATGGGAGCCATAATTTCACGGTGGAAG ACTAAACCTTCCACTGTGGAGCTTCTAGAGTCCATCGATAAG GACATAAAGGACCTTGAGGAGTTTCGTGCAAAGAACCAGCGTTTGCTGAAGTTGTGGGTGGGCCGACTTCTCTTCTACTCATCTGCTCTGTACCTGATcacgtgtctgtgtgtgtattaCCTGTACTTCCCTGAGCAGTGGAGCGCACGGTTCATCACTGCCCTGCCTCTGCTGGTCTTTCCTGGACT AGTGTTGCTAGTACGAAAACTACTCATCTTCCTTTTCTCCAAACGTACAGAGAGAAACA ATGAAAAATTAGATGACTTAAAAACACAGAAACGGAAAATA CTTGAGGAGGTGATGGAAACAGAGACCTACAAAAATGCAAAAGTCATATTAGAGCGATTCGATCCAGAATCTAAAAAGAAAGTA GAAGCAGAAGCCACTCCAGTCAGACCCCATATGACCCCTAGACCAGGACAAG ACCTTCGGCAGCGGCATGTTGCAATGGCTACTCCTGGTCCAGTACCCAGTCCCATGTCCCCAGGAGCCACACCTCTTCGTGGTGCTCCAG GTATGCGTCCTCCTGGTCCACCTCTCGCTCGACCCATCCTTCCAAGAGAGCGCAGTGCTGTGGACAGAGTCATTGAGTATTTGGTGGGAGATGGACCTCAGAACAG ATACGCATTGATTTGCCAGCAGTGTTTTTCCCACAATGGTATGGCTTTGAAGGAGGAATTTGAGTATGTAG CGTTCCGTTGTGGTTATTGCTACTTCATGAACCCGGCAAGAAAGACACGCCCCCAGGCACCCAGACTCCCAGAATTCAGTTTTGAGCGTAGACTTCGCTCTGAATCCCCTGAAACACAGTCTTCCGCCGCCACAGAGACACCAGAGGACAGTGACGCCCCTGAAG ACCGTATTGTCTCGGCTCGCTCAACTCGTGTTTCAAACTCTGGCACCCCTTGGAGTAAAGTTCATAGTTTCAAGAAATTTCCCTCAG ATGACATAGAAAGAACTACAACTGCGGAGTCTACTGCTGAAGATCAGCCTGCTGCACATGAATCGGAGGAAGAAGAAGCACAGTCTCAACAAAGTCCGTCCCCCTCAGAAGATGTCCAACAGGAAGAGGCTGGAGCTCAGGAGCAGCAGAAAGAGGATGAATCAAACTAA
- the mtx2 gene encoding metaxin-2 codes for MSLAAEAFVSQIAAAEPWPENATLYQPLKEDQILLSDSASSLAVQTFLRMCGLPVLVSCRANAEYMSPSGKVPFIHVGNQVVSELGPIVQFTKAKGHSLSDGLDDVQRAEMKAYMELVNNMLLTAELYIQWCDDYTATEISRPRYSSPYSWPLNRILAYQKQWEVRRKMNAIGWSGKNLEQVYEDVSQCCQALSQRLGTQPYFFNKQPTELDALVFGHLFTILTTQLTNDELAEKVKSYTNLLSFCHRIEQTYFKEHDRESQSGSSRHSKGSLP; via the exons ATGTCTCTTGCTGCAGAGGCTTTCGTCTCTCAGATTGCAG CTGCTGAGCCATGGCCTGAAAATGCAACTCTGTACCAACCTCTTAAGG AGGATCAAATCCTGCTGTCAGATTCTGCATCTTCTCTGGCCGTTCAG ACATTTCTGAGGATGTGCGGCCTGCCAGTGCTGGTGTCCTGCCGTGCCAATGCTGAATACATGTCACCGTCAG GAAAGGTTCCTTTCATCCATGTTGGAAATCAAGTTGTGTCAGAATTAGGGCCGATTGTTCAGTTCACAAAGGCAAAG GGTCATTCTCTGAGTGACGGGTTGGATGATGTCCAGAGGGCAGAGATGAAGGCTTACATGGAGTTGGTCAATAACATGCTCCTGACTGCAGAG TTGTATATCCAGTGGTGTGATGACTATACTGCCACAGAG ATCTCTAGGCCACGATACAGTAGTCCCTATTCTTGGCCTCTCAATCGCATTCTGGCCTATCAGAAGCAGTGGGAAGTGCGAAGGAAGATGAATGCAATCGGGTGGTCTGGAAAGAACTTGGAGCAG GTGTATGAAGATGTGAGTCAGTGCTGTCAGGCTTTGTCACAGCGATTGGGAACACAGCCCTACTTTTTCAACAAACA GCCAACTGAACTAGATGCTCTGGTGTTCGGTCATCTTTTCACCATACTCACCACACAACTGACCAACGACGAGCTGGCCGAAAAGGTCAAATCCTACACCAACCTGCTTTCTTTCTGCCATCGTATTGAACAGACTTACTTTAAGGAGCACGACCGAGAGAGCCAGTCTGGGTCCTCGCGTCATTCCAAAGGCTCACTACCCTGA